A single region of the Thermoleophilum album genome encodes:
- a CDS encoding ABC transporter ATP-binding protein, whose amino-acid sequence MNRPIAIQVEDVWKTFRVPEQRVDTLKERVVRPFQRVSYRTFEALKGVSFDVYDGEFFGIVGQNGSGKSTLLKIMASIYKADRGSVRVAGRVAPFIELGVGFNPEFTANENIEINGVLMGLTRREARARADRIIDFAELGEFRDLKVKNYSSGMMVRLAFAIMVEADADIMLIDEVLAVGDAGFAQKCMDVFRARKRAGKTVVLVTHDMMTVQSMCDRALVLDRGELVYIGDPDEAARHYLRINFQREGSDAPELATDGAPAGAGTTETAGGEIAVLRSHASLVRAWLERRGQEQRNLELGDPLHARVVLRIETPIRDPMFGFQLFSENGILLLQTPRWRLPQNNTPASNSVSLKPGTHVTLELRAPNVLAPGRYRLAAWIAEELGRHELAVQAIPALSFVVFGMAPTGPLLHLDCSYSATVHSPQSTHLTADARKSIELTEGSAQISEPTHE is encoded by the coding sequence GTGAATCGCCCAATAGCCATCCAAGTCGAGGACGTCTGGAAGACGTTCCGTGTACCCGAACAACGCGTCGACACGCTCAAGGAGCGCGTAGTCCGGCCCTTCCAAAGGGTCTCGTACCGGACTTTCGAGGCGCTCAAAGGCGTCTCCTTCGACGTCTACGACGGCGAGTTTTTCGGGATCGTCGGCCAGAACGGGTCGGGGAAGAGCACCCTGCTCAAGATCATGGCCAGCATCTACAAGGCCGACCGCGGCAGCGTTCGCGTAGCCGGCCGCGTCGCCCCTTTTATCGAGCTCGGCGTCGGCTTCAACCCCGAGTTCACCGCAAACGAGAACATCGAGATCAACGGCGTCTTGATGGGACTGACACGCCGCGAAGCGCGAGCACGCGCCGACCGGATTATCGACTTCGCCGAGCTGGGCGAGTTTCGCGACCTGAAGGTCAAGAACTACTCGTCGGGAATGATGGTGCGTCTCGCCTTCGCGATCATGGTCGAGGCGGACGCCGACATCATGCTGATCGACGAGGTACTGGCAGTCGGCGACGCCGGCTTTGCCCAGAAGTGCATGGATGTCTTCCGCGCCCGCAAGCGCGCGGGCAAGACAGTCGTACTCGTGACTCACGACATGATGACCGTGCAATCGATGTGCGACCGCGCACTAGTGCTCGACCGTGGTGAGCTCGTCTACATCGGCGACCCAGACGAGGCCGCTCGTCACTATCTGAGGATCAACTTCCAACGAGAGGGCAGTGACGCCCCCGAGCTCGCTACCGACGGCGCCCCTGCCGGCGCCGGCACAACCGAAACCGCTGGTGGCGAGATCGCTGTGCTCCGGTCTCACGCCTCACTAGTTCGCGCGTGGCTTGAACGCCGGGGCCAAGAACAGCGAAACCTCGAGCTCGGCGATCCGCTTCACGCCCGAGTCGTCCTTCGCATCGAGACACCCATCCGTGACCCTATGTTCGGCTTTCAGCTGTTTTCCGAGAACGGTATTTTGCTTCTCCAAACGCCGCGATGGCGCTTGCCACAAAACAACACTCCCGCGTCGAATTCCGTCAGCTTGAAGCCCGGGACGCACGTTACACTCGAACTCCGCGCACCGAACGTCTTAGCTCCGGGCCGTTACCGCCTTGCCGCATGGATCGCCGAAGAGCTAGGACGACACGAACTGGCCGTTCAAGCCATTCCAGCGCTTTCATTCGTCGTCTTCGGAATGGCGCCTACTGGCCCCCTGTTGCACCTTGATTGCTCTTACTCAGCTACAGTGCACAGCCCTCAGAGCACGCACCTCACCGCCGATGCGCGTAAATCGATCGAACTGACCGAAGGATCGGCACAGATATCCGAGCCCACACATGAATAG
- a CDS encoding glycosyltransferase family 39 protein — MFAVGLWWRLRLLGEDLFADELATWWDVTAPESVADVVRLVSSDAEITPPLYFVLARVATWFGRTEEMLRLPSLLAGSALIPLVYAWGRFVAGRWVGLTAAAITAFAPFQLYYSAEARAYAVMTLLVAVSTLSLLAALRQRKLYWWALYVLASAGAMYTHYTAVFVLAVQLMWALVVFAALRRPLVAANVCAALLFAPWIPSFLADRDSWTTQVLSGLTPLDLESLGRYWIHWSFGYPYAANGVAVIPGWPAVAALGLGLAAGGWGAFRRVRRRVDLRSPVALTVMLAFANPILALAVSLVSSNVYGPRNLAASWPALAVTLALVAWSALPRWRVLSVGGVVGCFAIGGAITALGDHGRPQVSPLLALVDKKAQPRDVLVDGTARLSPGPVSIVDAIPHASLFTVRVGAPAVRDRPFRVGDVRITASELSERLARDLPRGSRVFWLTLVFQVDPSWLRGDVSTPERLSRIWRRAGFRIVERHESEAGFVPVRLWVLERSSASPVVRD, encoded by the coding sequence GTGTTTGCAGTGGGTCTGTGGTGGCGTTTGCGCTTGCTCGGCGAGGACTTGTTCGCCGACGAGCTCGCGACGTGGTGGGACGTCACCGCGCCGGAGTCGGTGGCCGACGTCGTCCGGCTTGTTAGCTCCGATGCCGAGATCACGCCGCCGCTGTACTTCGTTCTTGCGCGGGTAGCGACGTGGTTCGGTCGCACGGAGGAGATGCTCCGGCTTCCGTCGCTGCTTGCTGGCTCGGCACTCATTCCCCTCGTCTACGCGTGGGGTCGATTTGTAGCTGGCCGCTGGGTTGGGCTGACCGCAGCAGCGATCACGGCCTTCGCTCCTTTCCAGCTCTACTACTCCGCCGAAGCGCGCGCGTACGCGGTGATGACGCTCCTGGTCGCAGTGTCGACGCTCTCACTTCTTGCGGCGCTCCGCCAGCGCAAGCTGTACTGGTGGGCTCTCTACGTGCTCGCTAGTGCGGGGGCGATGTACACGCACTACACAGCGGTCTTCGTGCTCGCCGTCCAGCTGATGTGGGCTTTGGTCGTGTTCGCAGCGCTTCGCCGGCCGCTTGTTGCAGCCAACGTCTGCGCAGCGCTCCTCTTCGCGCCGTGGATTCCGAGCTTTCTCGCAGACCGCGATTCCTGGACTACCCAAGTCCTCTCGGGACTCACGCCCTTGGACCTGGAGTCACTCGGCCGCTACTGGATCCACTGGTCGTTCGGCTATCCATACGCCGCGAACGGAGTCGCCGTCATACCCGGATGGCCTGCCGTAGCGGCTCTGGGTCTGGGCCTAGCAGCGGGTGGTTGGGGGGCGTTCCGCCGCGTCCGTAGGCGCGTCGATCTTCGCTCGCCGGTGGCACTGACGGTGATGTTGGCGTTTGCTAATCCCATTCTGGCGCTGGCTGTGTCGCTCGTCAGCTCGAATGTCTACGGGCCTCGGAACCTTGCAGCCTCTTGGCCGGCTCTCGCCGTCACGTTGGCGCTCGTCGCTTGGTCGGCTCTTCCACGGTGGCGGGTGTTGAGCGTCGGCGGGGTGGTGGGGTGTTTTGCCATCGGGGGTGCCATCACCGCCCTGGGCGATCACGGTCGGCCCCAGGTTTCTCCCTTGCTCGCCCTCGTCGACAAAAAGGCGCAGCCTCGTGACGTACTCGTGGATGGAACCGCACGCCTTAGTCCGGGGCCGGTAAGCATCGTGGACGCGATCCCCCACGCGTCGCTCTTCACCGTACGCGTCGGTGCACCCGCCGTGCGTGACCGCCCATTCCGGGTCGGCGATGTGCGTATCACGGCCTCCGAACTCTCGGAACGTTTGGCGCGTGACCTTCCGCGCGGGTCCCGGGTGTTCTGGCTCACCCTGGTTTTCCAGGTCGATCCGTCGTGGCTTCGTGGGGACGTGTCCACCCCTGAACGGCTAAGTCGCATCTGGCGACGCGCTGGTTTCCGCATCGTCGAGCGCCACGAGTCCGAGGCGGGGTTTGTGCCGGTGCGCCTGTGGGTGCTTGAGAGGAGTAGCGCCAGCCCTGTAGTGCGCGACTAG
- a CDS encoding glycosyltransferase family 2 protein gives MWNGQTVSVVLPTYAEKLSIRRVIDGFLETGVVDDVLVVDNNAEPGTQEAVAETPARIVRESKQGYGYAVRRGLLEAEGDLVVLAEPDGTFLPSDITKLLIYSDECDAVFGTRTTRNFIWRGANMPPLLRWGNWGVAKLVEVLFNTNHLSDVGCTYKLFHKDLARYVGTHMTIGSNHAAIEVMLLVIASRASFIELPVNYLPRVGQSSVTGNHLVAVKLGLQMVREILRFRLGRDVPAYRPERVSPAVVASRATRVH, from the coding sequence ATGTGGAACGGTCAGACCGTCTCTGTAGTCCTACCTACGTACGCGGAAAAACTCTCGATACGCCGTGTCATCGACGGCTTCTTAGAGACCGGGGTCGTTGACGACGTCCTTGTAGTTGACAACAACGCTGAGCCGGGGACCCAGGAAGCGGTTGCCGAGACCCCGGCAAGGATCGTTCGTGAATCCAAACAAGGATATGGCTACGCCGTGAGGCGAGGACTGCTCGAAGCCGAAGGAGATCTAGTAGTTCTAGCCGAGCCGGACGGCACGTTTCTTCCGTCGGATATCACTAAACTCCTTATCTATAGTGATGAGTGCGATGCGGTTTTTGGGACCCGCACGACCCGTAACTTTATTTGGCGTGGAGCGAATATGCCACCGCTTCTCCGCTGGGGCAATTGGGGAGTTGCGAAACTTGTCGAGGTCCTCTTTAATACCAATCATCTAAGCGATGTTGGATGTACATATAAGTTGTTCCACAAGGACCTCGCACGTTATGTTGGCACGCATATGACGATTGGTAGCAACCATGCCGCCATCGAGGTGATGTTGTTGGTAATTGCGTCACGAGCCTCTTTCATCGAGCTGCCGGTTAACTACCTGCCACGGGTTGGACAATCCTCTGTCACAGGAAACCATCTCGTCGCTGTCAAACTGGGATTGCAGATGGTGCGGGAGATCCTGCGTTTTCGGCTCGGTCGCGACGTACCCGCCTATCGACCCGAGCGGGTGTCACCAGCCGTGGTTGCCAGCCGCGCCACGCGCGTGCACTAG
- a CDS encoding glycosyltransferase, translating to MIAFAVSITDWSTYERCARRGIRRVAEPDSVILERPATGSIFDSYNAILDEAAELADLEALVLLHQDTEIVDEDFCARLRGVLSSDPEVGVVGCVGALDVRSIAWWEGSVRLAAFRHRYPEHGGGFLDGFSWDHATGSPYSREGDVETVDGFLLCLTPRVVRDIRFDPSIGRFHGYDFDFCLQVREAGMKVRAVGFRAIHHHSLNLVSDLDGWVEANVAVVRKWYGRMPRVGVGPGRWRQRARRAAAERDLAVAMGYYYELDAIARGQDLERAIKSALTSIGWRLTGPLRATKHLANVIREAFSRGAPQRDQIPDEEEGEGRTAVSRSLIGARPGRLAEAVGEGEKTASS from the coding sequence ATGATCGCGTTCGCCGTTTCGATCACGGACTGGTCTACCTACGAGCGCTGCGCCCGAAGGGGAATAAGGCGTGTCGCCGAGCCCGACTCCGTGATACTGGAGCGTCCGGCGACGGGCTCGATCTTCGATAGCTACAACGCCATCCTCGACGAAGCTGCCGAGCTCGCGGATCTCGAGGCGCTCGTCCTGCTCCACCAAGACACCGAGATTGTCGACGAGGACTTTTGCGCTCGTCTGCGCGGCGTACTGTCGTCCGATCCCGAGGTGGGCGTCGTGGGTTGCGTCGGTGCTCTCGACGTCCGCTCGATCGCGTGGTGGGAGGGGTCAGTGCGCTTGGCAGCCTTCCGGCACCGATATCCGGAGCACGGAGGCGGATTTCTCGACGGCTTTTCCTGGGACCACGCCACCGGTTCCCCGTACTCGCGGGAAGGAGACGTGGAAACGGTCGACGGTTTCCTTCTCTGCCTCACCCCGCGGGTTGTGCGCGATATCCGCTTCGATCCCTCGATCGGTCGTTTCCACGGCTACGACTTCGATTTCTGTCTGCAGGTACGAGAGGCGGGAATGAAAGTGCGCGCGGTCGGATTTCGTGCCATACACCATCACTCGCTCAACCTGGTCTCGGATTTAGACGGTTGGGTCGAGGCGAACGTGGCAGTTGTCCGGAAGTGGTATGGCCGGATGCCTCGAGTGGGTGTCGGACCAGGGCGATGGCGTCAGCGCGCTCGGAGGGCAGCTGCCGAGCGGGACCTCGCGGTGGCGATGGGGTACTACTACGAACTCGACGCTATAGCGCGAGGTCAAGACCTTGAGCGAGCGATTAAGAGTGCGTTGACAAGCATCGGGTGGCGACTGACGGGACCGCTACGAGCGACCAAGCACCTCGCGAATGTCATACGCGAAGCCTTCTCGCGCGGTGCGCCGCAGCGTGACCAGATTCCTGATGAGGAGGAGGGGGAGGGCCGTACAGCTGTGTCCCGAAGCTTGATAGGGGCAAGACCTGGGCGTCTCGCCGAAGCGGTCGGGGAGGGTGAAAAGACCGCGTCATCATGA
- a CDS encoding class I SAM-dependent methyltransferase, whose translation MSEAPTTTESPSNERTLFDIDPYAHDPTRWATSMAHHAELLVPCLDAARPARVAEVGAFAGDLTRLLLAWAESRGAQVEAIDPAPQPSLEALARESAALTLVREPSLKALAQRQLADAIVIDGDHNYYTVFHELTTIAERAGDTLPLLFFHDLCWPHGRRDDYFDPEAIPAEYRQPLVGEGRGIYPGDPGTRPDGLPYPKSAAREGGERNGVLTAVEDFAREYPQARLAVVPVFFGFGAMWDRNAPYADDLERLLAPFDRNPLLARLEGNRVLQLARQHAHQVELWRLNSVLQRHERVLNRLLESRAFALAERISRVRARLGIGRHATVVSREEVRRALAGDGASG comes from the coding sequence ATGAGTGAAGCGCCAACGACTACGGAAAGCCCAAGCAACGAGAGAACGCTGTTCGACATTGACCCTTACGCTCACGACCCAACACGGTGGGCGACCTCGATGGCTCACCATGCCGAGCTGCTGGTGCCGTGTCTCGACGCAGCCCGCCCAGCACGCGTCGCTGAGGTCGGAGCCTTCGCCGGCGATCTGACGCGGCTCCTTTTGGCTTGGGCGGAAAGCCGCGGCGCGCAAGTCGAAGCGATCGACCCCGCACCCCAGCCATCGCTCGAGGCGCTAGCCCGCGAGTCCGCCGCTCTGACGCTGGTCCGCGAGCCGAGCCTGAAGGCTCTCGCCCAACGCCAGCTCGCCGATGCGATCGTCATCGATGGCGACCACAACTATTACACGGTGTTCCACGAGCTCACGACGATCGCCGAGCGCGCCGGTGACACGCTACCGCTGCTCTTTTTCCACGATCTCTGTTGGCCACACGGGCGGCGCGACGATTACTTCGATCCAGAAGCGATTCCCGCCGAATACCGCCAGCCGCTTGTCGGCGAGGGACGGGGTATATATCCCGGCGATCCAGGGACGCGCCCCGACGGTCTGCCCTACCCGAAATCAGCAGCCCGTGAGGGTGGCGAGCGCAACGGGGTCTTGACGGCCGTCGAAGATTTCGCTCGCGAGTACCCGCAGGCGCGGCTCGCGGTCGTGCCGGTCTTCTTCGGTTTTGGTGCGATGTGGGATCGCAACGCGCCCTACGCCGACGATCTGGAGCGTTTGCTGGCCCCGTTCGATCGCAACCCGCTGCTGGCGCGGCTCGAGGGCAACCGCGTACTGCAGCTCGCACGCCAGCACGCGCACCAGGTCGAGCTTTGGCGGCTCAACAGCGTCTTGCAGCGACACGAGCGGGTGCTCAACCGCCTGCTCGAGTCGCGGGCTTTTGCGCTTGCGGAGCGCATCTCGCGGGTGCGCGCGCGGCTCGGTATCGGGCGCCACGCCACCGTCGTTTCGCGGGAAGAGGTCAGGCGAGCACTCGCCGGCGACGGCGCCAGTGGTTGA
- a CDS encoding class I SAM-dependent methyltransferase has translation MVATLRARIVTGERAVTAEGGFNPSWQRHTAEYKLAEPFLPDGRIVDVGCGVGHGARFLEPRESIGVDIDPQVLAGQHRPTVVADMRALPFPAGSFDGAISVHAIEHVPDPERAIAELHRVLRPGGVACVWTPNRLTFGVPDEIIDPYHYVEFSPEEFRSLALAAFERVDLYGLFASDRYMEIHNSEREQLHRLLARDPLRLRRLIPRRLRQLLYDLQLTRSRAVPHPNAEAITVDDFFLRDDNLDKCLDVLAVCHAGEARTANGGMR, from the coding sequence ATGGTCGCAACTCTGAGAGCGCGAATCGTCACCGGCGAGCGGGCAGTAACTGCCGAGGGGGGTTTCAATCCCTCGTGGCAGCGCCACACCGCCGAGTACAAGCTCGCCGAGCCATTTCTGCCCGACGGCCGGATCGTGGATGTCGGTTGTGGAGTGGGGCACGGCGCGCGTTTCCTAGAGCCCCGCGAGAGCATCGGAGTCGACATCGACCCGCAAGTTTTGGCGGGACAACACCGCCCTACCGTGGTCGCCGACATGCGCGCGCTGCCCTTCCCAGCGGGGTCGTTCGACGGCGCCATCTCGGTCCACGCAATCGAGCACGTACCCGACCCGGAGCGCGCGATCGCCGAGCTTCACCGTGTCCTTCGCCCCGGAGGGGTGGCGTGCGTGTGGACGCCTAACCGCCTGACGTTCGGTGTCCCGGACGAAATTATCGACCCGTACCACTACGTCGAGTTCTCGCCGGAAGAATTCCGCTCGCTGGCACTCGCGGCGTTCGAGCGGGTCGATCTCTACGGACTGTTCGCCTCCGACCGCTATATGGAGATACACAACAGCGAGCGCGAGCAACTGCATCGACTCTTGGCCCGCGACCCGCTGCGGTTGCGACGTCTCATTCCGCGACGTTTGCGACAGCTCCTCTACGACCTCCAGCTGACCCGGTCGCGGGCGGTGCCTCATCCAAACGCAGAAGCGATAACTGTCGACGATTTCTTTCTGCGCGACGACAACCTCGATAAGTGCCTCGACGTGCTGGCCGTGTGTCACGCCGGCGAGGCTCGGACGGCCAACGGAGGCATGCGATGA
- a CDS encoding glycosyltransferase family 2 protein, whose amino-acid sequence MPARNAARTLERTVHAIPPEWVDEIVLVDDGSSDGTVELAQRLPVRVIRHPHNAGYGANQKTCYLEALKLEADAVVMLHPDGQYEPSLIGAMVQPILAGEADLVLGSRLLRPGMARANGMPLWKLVANRVLTTFQNAVMGTDLTDAHTGYRAYSKRLLLTVPWLRNALDFSFDAELLYQAAHFGMRITEVPARGRYFADASSVGFRAGSVYGIKTVWAGIRLVLHRTGVLPCRKFTRDPVAQS is encoded by the coding sequence ATGCCAGCGCGCAATGCTGCCCGCACGCTGGAACGCACCGTTCACGCGATCCCGCCCGAATGGGTCGACGAGATCGTGCTCGTTGACGATGGCTCGAGCGACGGCACGGTGGAGTTGGCGCAGCGCCTTCCGGTGCGAGTGATACGCCACCCCCACAACGCGGGCTACGGTGCGAACCAAAAAACGTGCTACCTCGAGGCACTGAAGCTCGAGGCCGACGCCGTTGTCATGCTCCACCCTGACGGTCAGTACGAGCCGTCGCTGATCGGGGCGATGGTGCAGCCGATATTGGCGGGTGAAGCCGATTTGGTGCTCGGCTCGCGTCTACTGCGCCCAGGTATGGCGCGGGCGAATGGGATGCCGCTTTGGAAGCTGGTCGCCAACCGCGTCTTGACGACTTTCCAGAACGCGGTCATGGGGACCGACCTGACCGACGCTCACACCGGTTACCGCGCCTACTCGAAGCGGCTGCTCCTCACGGTGCCGTGGCTTCGCAACGCGCTCGACTTCAGCTTCGACGCCGAGCTGCTCTACCAGGCTGCCCATTTCGGGATGCGCATAACCGAAGTGCCCGCGCGCGGTCGCTACTTCGCGGATGCTTCTTCGGTCGGGTTCCGCGCCGGCAGCGTCTACGGGATCAAGACGGTGTGGGCAGGCATCCGACTCGTTCTGCATAGAACCGGCGTGCTGCCCTGCCGTAAGTTCACCCGTGACCCCGTAGCCCAGTCCTGA